Proteins encoded together in one Microbacterium oxydans window:
- a CDS encoding GntR family transcriptional regulator, whose amino-acid sequence MSRGDADPLAGTSSFVSVEILDLVDRKELAAPAPVPTRLDSVVEALNRKMETGELAPGAPLKISKLSKELDAAPNTVREAISILTARHLVEARPHKSSVVATPTEAWLAAVVAECAGLSTLATSLGIARATLEERREFRGAAEQAMAAWRAPRVDHRTASGLTWNLFQVLASFSRNPYLEAMHAAKRPALVLGFTHLGRDHHAAMVCGAIAALLDAVDSAAQHEGADIVGDLYVYVLDDLTTG is encoded by the coding sequence GTGAGTAGGGGCGACGCGGATCCGCTGGCGGGCACCTCCTCCTTCGTCTCGGTCGAGATCCTGGACCTGGTCGACCGGAAGGAGCTCGCCGCGCCCGCCCCCGTGCCGACGCGACTGGACTCCGTGGTGGAAGCGCTGAACAGGAAGATGGAGACCGGAGAGCTCGCGCCGGGCGCGCCGCTCAAGATCTCGAAGCTCTCGAAGGAGCTCGATGCCGCGCCGAACACGGTGCGCGAGGCGATCTCGATTCTCACGGCGCGGCACCTGGTCGAGGCCCGCCCGCACAAGTCCTCCGTCGTGGCCACCCCCACCGAGGCGTGGCTCGCTGCCGTCGTCGCGGAGTGCGCCGGGCTGTCGACGCTCGCGACGAGCCTGGGCATCGCCCGCGCGACCTTGGAGGAGCGTCGGGAGTTCCGCGGAGCCGCCGAGCAGGCGATGGCCGCGTGGCGCGCGCCGCGCGTCGATCACCGCACCGCGTCGGGACTGACCTGGAACCTCTTCCAGGTGCTGGCGTCCTTCTCGCGCAACCCCTACCTCGAGGCGATGCATGCCGCGAAGCGCCCGGCACTCGTCCTCGGCTTCACGCACCTCGGGCGGGATCACCATGCGGCGATGGTGTGCGGCGCGATCGCCGCGCTCCTCGACGCGGTCGACAGCGCAGCGCAGCACGAGGGCGCCGATATCGTCGGCGACCTCTACGTGTACGTGCTCGACGACCTCACCACGGGCTGA
- a CDS encoding winged helix-turn-helix transcriptional regulator translates to MRDKTAAAIAVCSVETTVSIIGGCWKLTIIQELLDRTLRYGELRRAVGEVTDRVLTRQLRELEDDGLVHREVYAEVPPRVEYSLTPMGETLRALVRDMDAWGQTWVAAQQPATSDPARSAA, encoded by the coding sequence ATGCGTGACAAGACCGCGGCGGCGATCGCCGTGTGCTCCGTCGAGACGACCGTGAGCATCATCGGCGGATGCTGGAAGCTCACCATCATCCAGGAGCTGCTCGACCGCACCCTGCGCTACGGCGAGCTCCGACGCGCGGTCGGCGAGGTGACCGATCGGGTCCTGACGCGGCAGCTGCGCGAGCTCGAGGACGACGGGCTCGTCCACCGAGAGGTCTACGCCGAGGTGCCACCGCGCGTCGAATACTCTCTCACCCCGATGGGCGAGACGCTGCGTGCGCTCGTGCGCGACATGGATGCGTGGGGCCAGACATGGGTCGCCGCCCAGCAGCCCGCCACGTCGGATCCGGCGCGGAGCGCCGCCTAG
- a CDS encoding RNA polymerase sigma factor: MFRLGYSRPLVFAGHSPETQRSMRAAWVPNRRRRTNAAAAASGHGGDHKDVVFRRLFDEHWSRVRHHLECFVDNQAEVDELTAEVFVVAWRKLDPSNPMPVTWFLRTADNKIRDRARRTRSKERAWEALVRGVEAPGPGLDPLEALAVRTAIAELSARERQVVVLTYWDDLSAREVAEVLRTSEGAVWTTLTRARTKLREKLEGGGPR, from the coding sequence ATGTTTCGACTCGGGTACTCCCGCCCCCTGGTGTTCGCCGGCCACTCCCCGGAGACGCAGCGGTCGATGCGGGCCGCGTGGGTGCCGAATCGCCGGCGCAGGACGAACGCGGCTGCCGCGGCATCGGGACACGGCGGTGACCACAAGGACGTGGTGTTCCGGCGCCTGTTCGACGAGCACTGGTCTCGAGTGCGCCACCATCTCGAGTGCTTCGTCGACAACCAGGCAGAAGTCGACGAGCTGACGGCCGAGGTGTTCGTCGTCGCCTGGCGCAAGCTCGATCCGTCGAACCCCATGCCGGTGACCTGGTTCCTGCGGACCGCCGACAACAAGATCCGTGATCGTGCCCGGCGCACCCGCTCCAAGGAGCGCGCCTGGGAGGCGCTCGTGCGCGGGGTGGAGGCCCCGGGGCCCGGGCTCGACCCCCTGGAGGCGTTGGCGGTGCGCACGGCGATCGCCGAGCTCAGTGCTCGCGAGCGCCAGGTCGTCGTCCTCACCTATTGGGACGACCTGAGTGCACGGGAAGTCGCAGAGGTGCTCCGCACCAGCGAGGGAGCCGTGTGGACGACGCTGACCCGGGCGCGGACCAAGCTCCGCGAGAAGCTCGAGGGAGGTGGCCCACGATGA
- a CDS encoding FHA domain-containing protein FhaB/FipA produces MSELILLLLRIGFLVLMWFFVFGVVYSLRADLFGVRVRKLPAEAAAGVSAPAPAAAPASKPASSRPSSGPATVATAKRLVITSGPKAGLELPLSADSLTIGRSSESALVIRDDYTSSHHARLMLRGDSWAIQDLDSTNGTFVAGQRVSGSPVALSLGTPIKVGATTFELRA; encoded by the coding sequence TTGAGTGAACTGATCCTCCTCCTGCTCCGCATCGGGTTCCTCGTCCTGATGTGGTTCTTCGTGTTCGGCGTCGTCTACTCGCTGCGCGCCGACCTGTTCGGCGTGCGCGTGCGCAAGCTCCCGGCCGAAGCCGCGGCGGGCGTCTCCGCTCCCGCACCGGCGGCGGCCCCCGCGTCGAAGCCGGCGTCCTCCCGCCCCTCGAGCGGACCGGCCACGGTCGCGACGGCGAAGCGCCTGGTGATCACCTCGGGCCCGAAGGCCGGCCTCGAACTGCCGCTCAGCGCCGACTCGCTCACGATCGGCCGCTCCAGCGAGTCCGCCCTCGTGATCCGCGACGACTACACGTCCAGCCACCACGCCCGCCTGATGCTGCGGGGCGACAGCTGGGCGATCCAGGACCTCGACTCCACGAACGGCACTTTCGTCGCAGGGCAGCGCGTGTCCGGCTCGCCCGTCGCCCTCTCGCTCGGCACGCCCATCAAGGTGGGCGCCACGACCTTCGAGCTGCGAGCCTGA
- a CDS encoding DUF3892 domain-containing protein produces the protein MAAIEITNVRFEGRVRGPEVITAYKWVSRESGRVDWTDRPTMITWIDNGNKAFVGRGYSQVNVAIVRPADGEPYLRAFADDAWNNDLENLPPF, from the coding sequence GTGGCGGCGATCGAGATCACGAACGTCCGATTCGAGGGACGCGTGCGCGGGCCGGAGGTGATCACCGCCTATAAGTGGGTCTCGCGGGAGAGCGGCAGGGTCGACTGGACGGACCGGCCGACCATGATCACCTGGATCGACAACGGGAACAAGGCGTTCGTCGGGCGGGGGTACAGCCAGGTGAACGTCGCCATCGTGCGTCCCGCCGACGGGGAGCCGTATCTGCGCGCGTTCGCGGACGACGCGTGGAACAACGACCTGGAGAACCTGCCGCCGTTCTGA
- a CDS encoding HD domain-containing protein, with amino-acid sequence MTETIAGITIPDTALVRDITDYIRTQEDDLLFHHSRRVFLFGALMGERRDLSVDLELLYAGAMFHDLGLTDDFRDSPLRFEVDGANAARAFLVEREVAPAAAEKVWTGIALHTTPGVPEFMAPEVALVTAGVETDVLGIWYHEVTDAERQAVTAAHPRPDFKSRILQAFADGNVHRPASTFGNVNADVLAHYLPGYRREDFVEIIRGSDWEE; translated from the coding sequence ATGACCGAGACCATCGCCGGGATCACCATCCCCGACACCGCCCTGGTGCGCGACATCACCGACTACATCCGTACCCAGGAGGACGACCTCCTCTTCCATCACTCCCGTCGCGTGTTCCTGTTCGGGGCGCTGATGGGCGAACGCCGTGACCTGTCGGTCGACCTCGAGCTGCTCTACGCCGGGGCCATGTTCCACGACCTCGGCCTGACCGACGACTTCCGCGATTCCCCGCTCCGCTTCGAGGTCGACGGCGCGAATGCCGCACGTGCCTTCCTCGTCGAGCGTGAGGTGGCCCCCGCCGCCGCGGAGAAGGTCTGGACGGGCATCGCCCTGCACACCACCCCCGGAGTCCCCGAGTTCATGGCGCCGGAGGTCGCCCTCGTCACGGCCGGCGTGGAGACCGACGTGCTCGGCATCTGGTACCACGAGGTGACCGACGCCGAGCGGCAGGCGGTGACCGCAGCCCACCCGCGCCCCGACTTCAAGAGCCGCATCCTGCAGGCCTTCGCCGACGGCAACGTGCACCGCCCCGCGAGCACATTCGGGAACGTGAACGCCGACGTCCTCGCCCACTACCTGCCCGGCTACCGCCGTGAGGACTTCGTCGAGATCATCCGCGGGAGCGACTGGGAGGAGTGA
- a CDS encoding FhaA domain-containing protein, with amino-acid sequence MGLLDSFEKGLERAVNSAFAKTFRSGIQPVEIASALRREADTKAAVVSRDRIIAPNSYVVRLSTDDAERMLGLGGALTDELHALLTKHAKAQGYSFAGPLSINLEADEKVATGTVRVNSGTVEGRVSWQAVVDVDGRRHSISRARTVIGRGTDADITIADAGSSRKHVEILWDGERAMLRDLGSTNGTKVNGQKLREAALPSDTTITIGRTDLVFRIVPVASPSRPAPRGDDATRAFGALG; translated from the coding sequence GTGGGACTACTTGACAGCTTTGAGAAGGGTCTCGAGCGCGCAGTCAACAGCGCGTTCGCGAAGACCTTCCGCAGCGGCATTCAGCCGGTGGAGATCGCTTCGGCGCTCCGGCGTGAAGCCGATACGAAGGCTGCGGTCGTGAGCCGCGACCGCATCATCGCGCCCAACAGTTACGTCGTACGTCTCAGCACCGACGATGCGGAGCGGATGCTCGGCCTCGGCGGCGCCCTCACCGACGAGCTGCACGCTCTCCTCACCAAGCACGCCAAGGCCCAGGGCTACAGCTTCGCCGGACCGCTGTCGATCAACCTCGAAGCCGACGAGAAGGTCGCGACGGGCACCGTGCGCGTGAACTCGGGCACGGTCGAGGGCCGGGTCAGCTGGCAGGCCGTGGTCGACGTCGACGGCCGCCGCCACTCGATCTCGCGGGCGCGCACCGTCATCGGCCGCGGCACGGATGCCGACATCACGATCGCGGATGCCGGTTCGAGCCGCAAGCACGTCGAGATCCTGTGGGACGGCGAGCGCGCCATGCTGCGCGACCTCGGCTCCACCAACGGCACCAAGGTCAACGGCCAGAAGCTCCGTGAAGCCGCCCTGCCCTCCGACACGACCATCACGATCGGACGCACCGACCTGGTGTTCCGCATCGTCCCCGTGGCCAGCCCGTCGCGTCCCGCGCCTCGGGGCGACGACGCCACCCGAGCGTTCGGAGCCCTCGGTTGA
- a CDS encoding Ldh family oxidoreductase: protein MTPTASRSFTPADLEVLCREVVRRAGASEAAAQVLAVATVEAEQRKRPAVGVRHLLDYVTALRDGRLNGDPSPTLTGSRPSALVADADGGPAQLAFDLFLPRLIDAAESSGVAVLSLRNAFTTGELGFYVRRLTTAGLIGLVCGNSPALVSVYGSPGPVTGTNPLAFGVPQRSGSRAFDQASSATAWVNVRDAAERGEPIPEGWANDGDGEATTDATAALDGSLLPFGGVKGANIAIMVELLATLAGGSFSLDATGSSGSEPPRLGLFALAIDPAAFDATALDRVERHFARDDASGLEAFGRPREPLTRIDIEESLLERLAEAAR, encoded by the coding sequence ATGACTCCGACCGCGTCCCGCTCCTTCACCCCGGCCGATCTGGAAGTCCTCTGCAGGGAAGTGGTCCGTCGGGCGGGGGCATCCGAGGCGGCGGCCCAGGTTCTTGCCGTCGCCACCGTCGAGGCGGAGCAGCGGAAAAGACCCGCGGTCGGAGTGCGGCATCTTCTCGACTACGTCACCGCCCTCCGCGACGGCCGGCTCAACGGTGACCCGTCACCGACGCTCACCGGCTCGCGCCCCTCTGCTCTCGTCGCCGATGCCGACGGCGGTCCCGCACAGCTCGCCTTCGACCTCTTCCTGCCTCGGCTGATCGACGCGGCGGAGTCCTCCGGTGTCGCCGTGCTCTCGCTGAGAAACGCGTTCACGACGGGGGAGCTCGGCTTCTATGTGCGCCGTCTCACCACGGCGGGCCTGATCGGTCTGGTCTGCGGCAACTCCCCGGCACTCGTGAGCGTGTACGGATCCCCCGGACCGGTCACCGGCACGAACCCGCTCGCCTTCGGGGTGCCGCAGCGATCCGGCTCTCGCGCCTTCGATCAGGCCAGCAGCGCCACCGCTTGGGTGAACGTCCGCGATGCCGCCGAGCGCGGCGAGCCGATCCCGGAGGGGTGGGCCAACGACGGGGACGGCGAGGCGACCACGGATGCGACGGCCGCCCTGGACGGCTCCCTCCTGCCCTTCGGCGGAGTGAAGGGCGCGAACATCGCCATCATGGTGGAGCTGTTGGCGACACTGGCGGGAGGGTCCTTCTCCCTCGATGCGACGGGGAGCTCTGGCTCGGAACCGCCCCGACTGGGACTCTTCGCCCTCGCGATCGATCCCGCGGCTTTCGATGCCACCGCTCTCGATCGCGTCGAACGGCATTTCGCGCGCGACGACGCGTCGGGCCTCGAGGCGTTCGGTCGTCCGCGGGAGCCGCTGACACGAATAGACATCGAGGAATCGCTGCTGGAGCGTCTCGCCGAAGCGGCGCGATAG
- a CDS encoding GlxA family transcriptional regulator: protein MGIHRVVFLVFDGVKQLDVSGPAEVFAEASRWGATYELSYVSPDGRPVRTSTGMQLLVDGTARDVAEADTVVIPGADALPTAPLPEELRAATRHLLRTAERVASICTGAFLLAAVGALDGRRATTHWAHTALLARLSPATEVVADALFVRDGSLHTSAGVSAGIDLALSLTEEDHGADLARTVAQQLVLFMRRPGGQSQFSALLQTSPGTHESVRRVVDAVLTHPDAAYDLQSLARLGGVSARHLARLFGAEVGMSPVQFVEQTRLETAKALLLRGESVAVAARKAGFSHPETMRRAFTHRLGMPPSAYQQRFATALRPAPGGTATH from the coding sequence ATGGGCATTCACCGGGTCGTCTTCCTCGTCTTCGACGGGGTGAAGCAGCTGGACGTGTCCGGACCCGCCGAGGTCTTCGCCGAGGCCTCCCGGTGGGGCGCGACCTACGAACTGTCCTACGTGTCCCCGGACGGGCGTCCGGTGCGCACGTCCACGGGCATGCAGCTGCTGGTGGACGGCACGGCGAGAGACGTCGCGGAAGCCGACACCGTCGTCATCCCCGGCGCGGATGCCCTGCCGACCGCGCCCCTTCCGGAGGAGCTGCGCGCAGCCACGCGGCATCTGCTCCGCACGGCGGAGCGGGTCGCGTCGATCTGCACGGGTGCGTTCCTGCTCGCCGCCGTCGGGGCGCTCGACGGTCGACGGGCCACGACCCACTGGGCGCACACCGCGCTCCTGGCCCGCCTCTCCCCGGCGACGGAGGTGGTGGCGGACGCGCTCTTCGTCCGCGACGGGAGTCTGCACACGTCCGCAGGGGTCTCGGCCGGCATCGACCTCGCCCTCTCGCTGACGGAGGAGGACCACGGCGCAGACCTCGCCCGCACCGTGGCACAGCAGCTGGTGCTGTTCATGCGGCGCCCCGGCGGACAGTCGCAGTTCTCCGCGCTGCTCCAGACCTCCCCGGGCACGCACGAGAGCGTGCGGCGGGTCGTCGACGCCGTGCTGACCCATCCGGATGCCGCGTACGACCTGCAGAGCCTCGCCCGACTCGGCGGCGTGAGCGCGCGTCATCTCGCCCGGCTGTTCGGGGCGGAAGTGGGGATGTCACCGGTCCAGTTCGTCGAGCAGACGCGTCTCGAGACGGCCAAGGCCCTGCTGCTGCGCGGCGAGTCGGTCGCGGTCGCCGCGCGGAAGGCGGGGTTCTCCCATCCGGAGACCATGCGGCGCGCGTTCACCCACCGGCTCGGCATGCCCCCGAGCGCGTATCAGCAGCGGTTCGCGACCGCCCTGCGCCCCGCTCCGGGCGGGACCGCCACGCATTAG
- a CDS encoding GntR family transcriptional regulator, translating to MTDEPTPSTKARPRTLIRDQVYARLAQEIVTGRLAPLEEIRDQDLQAEYGVSRTPIREALIRLTDVGLVEMSSNRFTRVAPIDLQAQADRAEAAGALIAYAAAKVFPTLTDAQLESLDARMQAILDSDLTRGGMPEGLRLWFALWIEVIELADNAIVTEILDRNLVLHLSRSVQDSPLPEWLGERQRALLEPLRVALRARDGAAARDAVFELFRITTVERLRAAITGDWRLPRE from the coding sequence ATGACGGACGAGCCGACGCCCTCGACGAAAGCTCGCCCGCGGACGTTGATCCGCGATCAGGTCTACGCCCGGCTGGCTCAGGAGATCGTGACGGGCCGCCTGGCGCCGCTGGAGGAGATCCGCGATCAGGATCTGCAGGCCGAGTACGGCGTCTCGCGCACGCCGATCCGGGAAGCGCTCATCCGTCTGACCGACGTCGGCCTGGTCGAGATGAGCTCGAACCGCTTCACCCGGGTGGCCCCGATCGACCTCCAGGCGCAGGCGGACCGCGCCGAGGCCGCCGGGGCGCTGATCGCCTACGCGGCGGCGAAGGTGTTCCCCACTCTCACCGACGCCCAGCTCGAGTCCCTGGACGCCCGGATGCAGGCGATCCTCGACTCCGACCTCACCCGCGGCGGCATGCCCGAGGGGCTGCGGCTCTGGTTCGCGCTGTGGATCGAGGTGATCGAACTCGCCGACAACGCGATCGTGACCGAGATCCTGGATCGCAACCTCGTCCTGCATCTGAGCCGCTCGGTGCAGGACAGCCCGCTTCCGGAGTGGCTCGGGGAACGACAGCGCGCGCTCCTCGAGCCGCTTCGGGTCGCGCTCCGAGCTCGGGACGGCGCCGCCGCACGCGACGCGGTCTTCGAGCTCTTCCGCATCACGACGGTGGAGCGGCTCCGCGCGGCGATCACCGGCGATTGGCGGCTCCCGCGTGAGTAG
- a CDS encoding NAD(P)H oxidoreductase codes for MASKRSLVVWAHPRTDSLTAAVTADVIEELTAQGFEVDELDLHREGVDPIVWEADEPDWNNLDKQYTPEVMELAARTTGADAVVFVFPVWWYSVPAIMKGYIDRVWNNGLFYGGGRRSGIAAARWIGLAGESAEAFRKRGYDEMITRQLNVGIAELSGIADSQVILLHDSLGDGIEDTEAHFAALRDRARTVAADLAGALA; via the coding sequence ATGGCAAGCAAGCGCTCACTGGTGGTCTGGGCTCACCCCCGCACCGATTCGCTCACGGCGGCGGTCACCGCGGACGTGATCGAGGAGCTGACCGCCCAGGGCTTCGAGGTGGATGAGCTCGACCTCCATCGCGAAGGCGTGGACCCGATCGTGTGGGAGGCCGACGAACCCGATTGGAACAACCTCGACAAGCAGTACACGCCGGAGGTGATGGAGCTCGCCGCGCGCACGACGGGTGCGGACGCCGTCGTGTTCGTCTTCCCGGTGTGGTGGTACTCGGTGCCCGCGATCATGAAGGGCTACATCGACCGCGTGTGGAACAACGGGCTGTTCTACGGCGGCGGTCGCCGCTCGGGCATCGCCGCCGCCCGCTGGATCGGCCTGGCGGGCGAGAGCGCGGAGGCGTTCCGCAAGCGGGGCTACGACGAGATGATCACCCGACAGCTCAACGTCGGCATCGCGGAGCTCAGCGGCATCGCGGACAGTCAGGTCATCCTGCTGCACGACTCCCTCGGCGACGGCATCGAGGACACCGAGGCGCATTTCGCCGCGCTCCGGGATCGCGCGCGGACGGTCGCAGCCGACCTGGCCGGCGCCCTGGCGTGA